The following DNA comes from Bacteroidota bacterium.
CCAACTGAACCGGCGACAAATGTGGTCGGCGAGTTGGCAAGACGGAAGCAATCCCATGCCCAGCCGTCGCCCTTGGCCGCGTTGTTGCCGTCGACCGTACCGGAGTTGCCGCTGTTATCGGAGAACGCCAGATAGCGGAACCGGATGAAGGACTTCTGGGGGGTCGTGAGACCCTTGATCTGCAACTGTGAGAACACGTAGCCGAACGGGCCGGTGGCAGTGTCCACAACCGCGTCCTCGCCGTTGCTCGTCCAACCCGGGTTCGATTGCCCGAATGTGAACGGATAGCCGGCAAGCCGCGCACCGGCAGAGTCGAAGTTGTCGACGTCGGTGTACGCATGCTCGTAGACTGCCTTATTGTACCAGTTGACGCCATCCGGCGTATTGGTATCGCCAAGCGTCACCCAGTTGACGTTGTCTGTCGTGTACTGGAAGATGCTGCGATCCCAGTTCGGTTCGGTCAGGACCGAATGGTTGAACGAAACCCACACGTTGTCGCCCGTGAAAGCGCTGATATCGAAGAACGGGCTCAGCACCTGGTGAAGGACGCGGCCGACGCTATAATGGCCTGCGGTCTTCGTGACCCATGTTTTGCCCGATCCGCCAAACACACCGCCCAGCTTTGTAAAGCTGCCGGAGAGAACGAAATCACCTGTGCCGTTCCAGCCGGTGACCGTGCCGTCGAAGCACTCGCTGTAGAGCGAGGCGACGGTGATCTTCGGCGTGACAAGCTGCGATGCTTTCGCCGTGTCGTTCGAATGATCCTGATCGCCGCCGAGGTCCGCACTCACTGTGATGGAATACGGTCCGTTGGTGGTCGGCGTGAAGCTCGAGAACGTCACCTGGGTGCTCCCAAATGCGCCGAGGGCGCCCGAGGGCTTGGTTTCGTCGAGGAAGGTCGCCGCCAACTCGTTCTTCACGACGATGTGGACGCTAAACCCTGCGGTCCCGGTGAGTGAATTGTTCTTCACGGTCGCCTTCGGAATCGAGGGGAGGCCGAAAGGAACGCCGGACGAGGGGAGGTTGTCGATGGTGATGGTCCGTGCGTCGAGCGTGACCGATGTCGCCACGCCGGACTCGTCGTACCCTGCATCAGGCGTCGTCGCACTGCGGACGTCGCCGTCGATGTCGTCTGCAACCGTCACAGGCAGGCCGAGGTTATTGGCCGCCGAAGCGCCCGCCGCAAGGTGGAGGTTCCCGGTGCTGGTGAAGTTCGGGTTTCCGTCGGTGCTGCTGGAGTCGATATGCCAGAGTCCGATCCATGTGAAGAGTCCGCCGCCGGTCTGAATGTTCGTCACTGCGGCCGAATAGACGTTCCGGTCGCCGGAAGAGATGTCAGTACCGCGCGTATTGAACACGCGAGTGGCTGCGGAAGCCGCGTTCGTGCGGTTCACCTGGACTGCGTTGTTCCGGACGGCAAACTTACCGAACCCTGCGTTCGGATCGGGTGCGGTTGTCTGATCGCCGGAAAGCTGGAAGCCCGTGCATCCACGGCCCGAGCCGCCCGGATTGGCGCCCACGCCCGTCAGATAGACCGAGTTGTTGTAGAGCGTATCCTTGTAGCCGGGGAAATTGTCGATGCCGATATCGCCCGCCGAAATGGCGCCGATACCGAACACACGCGTGACGGCATTGTTAAAGATCTTGTTCTGGCTCGTTCCAGGGAAGCCCTGGTTCGGGGTCAAGCTGTTCAACCGGATACCCGCGTTACGGGCGGTCGTCGCCGCTGCGCCGGAATCCGAGATGACGCTATCGATGACGTTGTACGAGATCGTGCTGTTGTCTGTCCACAACGCGTAGATACCGATTGCGCGCTGGGCGTCGGAGGTTCCCGAGATGACTGCTCCTTCGCCGACGTTTCGTTTCACGCCGGTGACCGTGTTGCGCGAGAAGATGGCTCCGGTCGTCCATTCGGAATAGATACCTGTGCGCTGGACATAGTTCTGTTGTCCTGCGAACGCGGTGCCGAAGGCGTTACCGACCTGGTTGTTTGTGATCACGAGGTGATCGTCAAACGGGTCGCCGCCGACGGTCGCAATACCGATCGAAGCGCGCGTGACGAGGTTATTGTTGATCGTGATGGAACCCTGCGCGGGCTTTCCGCCTGCGTTGGTCAGAATGATGCCCGGACGCGCGTCGGTGTTCGTCCCGTTGTACATCGAGAACACCTGCGTGTTCATGACGGTGATATGGTTCGAACCATCCCTGATACGGAGAACGCCGTTCGTCGCGCTGGCGGGGAACGGCTGCGTCACGTCGTACTGGAGGATCAGGTTCCGTGTGCCCGGTGCTCCGTTTTTCTTCGTGCCGTCGATCGTGATGTACGAAGATCCCGTCATCACCCAGCCGCCGCCGTTGGCGGAGCTGTTGGTGAGGGTGACGGTGCAAGTCGTCGCAACAGTCGAATCGGGTTTGAAGAGAATGGTGTTCACCGCGCTCACGCCTGCGGGCGCGCCGATGAGCAGACCGCCTTCGGTGTATGCCGCATCGGTCAGGTAGAATGTCACCGGACCGGCGACGCCGTTGATGGCCAGGCTCGTGAGAGCGGAGCCGATCGTCGGAAATGTCTTACCGACGCCGACCCTTTGAATGCCGCTCAGACCCGCCGTGGTGGAAGAAGGCGCCGGGAGTTGTCCCCGGAATGGATCGGCCTTCTTGACCTCCATGCGAGCCGATAGAGGCACGTTGCCCTCTATGCCCTTCGAAATGCCGCCGATCGGAAGAGACTGTTGCCGCACGCCGCCTTTGCCAACCGCAAACGCAGACGTCGCAACGATCCCCATGATCAACAGCATCGTTACAACAAGTTTAAAACGATTCATATATCCTCCTACGAGGGATGGGTTATGATATGTGGATTAGTGATTAGTGGATTAGAAATTTCAATTCGTTTGATCTTCGGAGGGAAAGAGCGGAACAAACCAGGGGCGAACGCCCGAGCGGAAGTTGGTGCGAGACGACACCTCCCTGTGCAGGAGCAGAAACCGATTTACCGAGGCTGGACTGCAGGTCATACCAAACTTCAGCCGGCATATCTCCCCAGTAAATTCACATGCTTGGAAGTCATCTTGCTCACGCCTGATCGTATTGAAAAAAATTTACGTTTCCTGAACTCGCGCAGCCGCGGCGCACCGATGCTCAACCTATTCGACGAAGTTCAAGAACGCGATGTGAAGAATACACTGAAAAAAATTCGGAGACGTTGAAAACCTGAGTGTCCGACCCGCAGATTCGTTGATTCTCAAGAAGTTGTGTGGTGCTTTTGAAGGTGAGAAAGCGTCGTACTTCTTCGAGCACACATCGTCGGCGCGTCAAACTATGGTGTAATTGTAAGAAAGTTTAGATTAACTGTCAAGCATTTTCTTCAAAAATGGCATAAATATTTCGGCCATATGAAAATTTCTGCGCACTTTCCTTCAAAAAAATCGGGCTTGCGCTGCTCGAATCAAGGGAGGAGCGAGAAGATGACGGCCCCGGGAACCGCTGCGGTTTACTCGATTTGAAGCGGACCCTCCTGAGGGAATTCTTTGAATCGCGCGTTTTTTGGAGGAACTGAGGCGGGTGATCTACTGAGCGGGGTCGACGGGACTCGAACCCGCGACCTCCTGCGTGACAGGCAGGCGTTCTAACCAAGCTGAACTACGACCCCAAGGAAGAATTTCCCGGCGCGAAAATATACCAAAATTCCTCACTACTTCCAATGAAAAACTCTGTCGGGTACCGGCCGAGTTTCGTTGCGTTCTCGTCCCGCTGCGGGTTTTCGGCCCGGGTGTTGAAATTTACTCACCGCCCTCTACAGGACTCTCACCCGGCCTCCTCGCGCCACGCGTCGAGCAGGCCTTCCACGAACCGCCGCCTCTCGTCCTCGCTTCTCAGGGAGAGCAGATAGTCCCGGTTCTCCGCGACCAGCTTCCGAATCTCCGGAGTCCCTTCTTTCATGAAGGAGGATACGTACCACTCGAATGTGTCGACCGCAGACATGGCGCGCGCGAAAATGCCGGGATCAGGAAAGAAGCGCGAAACGGCTGGAGGGGTTCGTCATCCGGAACATGAGGCGGAAGTTTCCGTACTGGTCCTGGAGGCGAGAAATCGCCTGGCAAAACACGCGCCGTTTTTCCTTGCCGATGGAATACCGGACGGAGAGGATCGATTTCCAATCGTCCATGATCGCGCTGTCGAGCCGGATCATGTAGTCGACTTTGGCCTTGATCGCATGAAGGAGGAGCTCGTTGTGAATTTCCTGCGCGAAGGTCTTCTCGCGGAAGATCACCTTCTCCGTGAGCTTGATGTCCCGACCCTTGCTTGCCGGATGCTTCAGGTCGCGCTGCGCCGGGCGGCCTTTCTGCTCCTCGATCACCGCGGGGAGATGGAGCAGAAACTCATCGAGCGAGAGAACGTCGACATCCCATTCGACGGTGTCGTGCACATCGATCAGCGCCTTGAGCAAATTCACATACCGGTCCTCGATGACGGTAATAATGTTCTGATGCCCCTGGATCACCGTCCAGAAGGCGACCGGGACGAGGACGTCCTCTCCGCGGAGGATATTGAGAATCCGTTCGTGGTTGTACTTAAGGTCGGACGATTTCTTGGAGCTGAGCGTCGGTTTCCCGGCGTTGTCACGCGTGTAGTCCGCCGCATTCATCCGGTGCATGTAAAACCTCACGTCGCCGTAGTCGACGATGAAGATATTCCCCTCGTTGTCGATTCCCTTCAGCGCGAGCTTCCGCACCGGCTGACCCTTGCCCGTGCTGTCCGGCGCGTAGCTGAACCCGTAGATGTAGAACCAGTCGTCGGCCGCGAGTTCGATATCCATCGGCTCCGAGGGAAAGGGCTCCTTCGGACCGAAGTGCTCCATGATCGATTCTGTCGAATAGCCGGAATCCACCTTCACCCGATCGTCACGGCCCGCCGGCTCCACCTCTGCCGGCGACGGCGGGATGGGCTCCGGAGTCTCTCCGGAAGATTCGGCTTCACGCGCCGCCATTTCGGATTCCGCTTTCGCCCGGGCGGAAAATTCCTCCTCCTGCACTTCCTGTTCAATGAGATGGACGATGAGTTCCCGCAGATCGCTTGAGAGGAGGTACTCGAATTGCTTGAGGATCGCTTCGGCGACTTTCTCCACGGGCAGATCGGTGAACGCTTCAAGCTTCCGCCGGAGAGTCTCCTGCCGCTTTATTTTCTCGGAGAGTTCCTCGAGGATGAGTTCCGAGAGCCGTGTCCGGGTTTCTTCCTTCATCGTTCTTTTTCTACCAATGACCTTTCTTCAGTACTCGAATGCCGCGACACTCGGGCCGCGGCCGGCATTGCGAGCCAACCTTCCAAGCGGAGGGTGAGGGACTCGAACCCCCATGTCCTTTCGGACGGTGGTTTTCAAGACCACTGCCATACCATTAGGCAAACCCTCCATCATAGCGTGCCCGGTAACAGCGAACCCCTGTCTCCAATCCGTCGATAGCGGCCCGGATCGGGAGCGAAGCGTTGTTGCGCATTTAATATAGAGAAAAGCTGCGCCTCAATCAAGCGTTTGGAAGGGGTTTACCGGGTGAATCCCACAGACCGGGTAAATCGATCACCCCCGCATCCGGACGTGTGGCGCAAGGCTTGGGCGTGTCTTATTTTGTCATCCTGAGCACATTCGCTTCGCTCAGTGTAAACTCCGCGAAGGATCTCGCATACCGGAAAGACGAGATCCTTCGGTCGCTACGCTCCCTCAGGATGACATGTTCGGGGAAATTGAGACGCTGCGTAATGCTTCTTACAAAATCCCCGTCATCCAAACTGTGTGAGGACGATGCCTGCGAGTGTGATAGCCCCGCCGATGATGAAGATGAGCGAGATCGGCTGCCCAAGGAGGAAGAACGCCAGGAGCGTCGTCATCACAGGTTGGAGGTTGGTAAAGATGGCCACCTTGCTCGCCTCGATCCTTCCCAGGGCATAATACCAGAGAAAGTATGCAAAGATCGAGGTTCCCAGGGAGAGGTAGGCGAGGCCTGCCCAGTGCATGGGAGTCAACTGCGAGTAATCGAACTCAATCGCATTCACGGCACCCACAGGCAGGTAGAGCACCGTCCCGAGGATCATCGTCAGGGCGCTCGTCTGAAATGCGCCGTATTTGAGAATCATCGGCCGTCCTTTTACCGTGTAAAACGACCACGAAACGACGGCGGCGACCAGGAGCAAGTTGCCGAAGGTATAATCGGAGGCAAGGTCGATTCCGTGCTCGAAGACGACAAGGAGGATCCCGCCGAACGCAATCGACACCCCGAGCAATTTCTTCAGGGTCAGTCGCTCCTTCCCTCCCACCGCTGAAATCACAAGCACGACCGCGGGGGTCGCGGCGTACATGAGAGAGGCGTTGGACGCCGTCGTGTGCCGCAGGGCCGTCAGGAAGAGAAATTGATTCGCCGGAATCGCGAGAAAACTGAGGAGCAGAATCCTCCCGTAATCCTCCCGCGCGATCGAACTCCGGGTCCGGCGTATGAGCATGATGATCAGGAGGCCCGCTGCCGCCAGGGCCGACCGGATCATCGTCAGCCCCACCGGCTCGATATCCCTCACCACTACTTTTGCCACGAGATGGGTTCCGCTCGAAATGAGCGACTGGAATATCAGAGAGAAATATACCATGAAAAAGCGCCTGCCAGGGCCCGTTATTGGGGAAAATGATGAACAAGGTAGGGATAATTTCTCTAAGAAGGGAGATTTGATTTCCCCGTTTTTTTCGATATGTTAGGCACGATCCCCTCTGTTCGATCAATTAACCGGCATCCAATCGGCTCATGAGCGTAAAACGAGTAAATCCTCCCTCCGCCACTGAGCGCCTTTTTCTGCTGGACGGTATGGCCCTCGCCTATCGGGCATACTTCTCTTTTATAAGCCGGCCCCTGATCAACTCCAGGGGGGAAAACACCAGCGCTATTTTCGGATTCGTCAACACCCTGATGAAGATTCTTGACGAAAAGCCTGAGCATATAGCGGTGGTGTTCGATACGAAGGAACCTACGTTCCGGCATGTCATGTACCAGCCTTACAAGGCCACACGCCAGAAGATGCCGGAGGACATGGCGGGCCAACTCGACCTTCTCAAGGAAGTGGTGAGGGCCTTCAACGTGCCGTGCCTCGAGCTTCCGGGGTACGAAGCCGACGACATCATGGGAACCCTCGCCCGGAGGGCCGAACAACTGGGGATCGAGACCTACCTCGTCACCGGCGATAAGGATTTCATGCAGCTGATTTCTCCGCGCGTGAAGATGTACAGGCCGGGCAAGCGGGGCGACGACTGGGAAGTTCTTGACGAAAAAGCCGTGAAGGTAAAATTCGGAGTCGCGCCGGACCGTGTCACGGACGTTCTCGGCCTGATCGGGGATAAGTCAGACAATGTGCCCGGCGTCCCGGGGATAGGAGAAAAGACGGCAATCCCTCTGGTGCAGAAATACGGCTCGCTCGAACGAATCCTAAAGGAGATCGATCAGATCCCGCAGCAGGGGATCAGACAAAAACTCACCGACCACACCGGCGAAGCCGTCCTCTCGAA
Coding sequences within:
- a CDS encoding DMT family transporter — its product is MVYFSLIFQSLISSGTHLVAKVVVRDIEPVGLTMIRSALAAAGLLIIMLIRRTRSSIAREDYGRILLLSFLAIPANQFLFLTALRHTTASNASLMYAATPAVVLVISAVGGKERLTLKKLLGVSIAFGGILLVVFEHGIDLASDYTFGNLLLVAAVVSWSFYTVKGRPMILKYGAFQTSALTMILGTVLYLPVGAVNAIEFDYSQLTPMHWAGLAYLSLGTSIFAYFLWYYALGRIEASKVAIFTNLQPVMTTLLAFFLLGQPISLIFIIGGAITLAGIVLTQFG
- a CDS encoding GvpL/GvpF family gas vesicle protein; translated protein: MKEETRTRLSELILEELSEKIKRQETLRRKLEAFTDLPVEKVAEAILKQFEYLLSSDLRELIVHLIEQEVQEEEFSARAKAESEMAAREAESSGETPEPIPPSPAEVEPAGRDDRVKVDSGYSTESIMEHFGPKEPFPSEPMDIELAADDWFYIYGFSYAPDSTGKGQPVRKLALKGIDNEGNIFIVDYGDVRFYMHRMNAADYTRDNAGKPTLSSKKSSDLKYNHERILNILRGEDVLVPVAFWTVIQGHQNIITVIEDRYVNLLKALIDVHDTVEWDVDVLSLDEFLLHLPAVIEEQKGRPAQRDLKHPASKGRDIKLTEKVIFREKTFAQEIHNELLLHAIKAKVDYMIRLDSAIMDDWKSILSVRYSIGKEKRRVFCQAISRLQDQYGNFRLMFRMTNPSSRFALLS
- a CDS encoding SdrD B-like domain-containing protein gives rise to the protein MNRFKLVVTMLLIMGIVATSAFAVGKGGVRQQSLPIGGISKGIEGNVPLSARMEVKKADPFRGQLPAPSSTTAGLSGIQRVGVGKTFPTIGSALTSLAINGVAGPVTFYLTDAAYTEGGLLIGAPAGVSAVNTILFKPDSTVATTCTVTLTNSSANGGGWVMTGSSYITIDGTKKNGAPGTRNLILQYDVTQPFPASATNGVLRIRDGSNHITVMNTQVFSMYNGTNTDARPGIILTNAGGKPAQGSITINNNLVTRASIGIATVGGDPFDDHLVITNNQVGNAFGTAFAGQQNYVQRTGIYSEWTTGAIFSRNTVTGVKRNVGEGAVISGTSDAQRAIGIYALWTDNSTISYNVIDSVISDSGAAATTARNAGIRLNSLTPNQGFPGTSQNKIFNNAVTRVFGIGAISAGDIGIDNFPGYKDTLYNNSVYLTGVGANPGGSGRGCTGFQLSGDQTTAPDPNAGFGKFAVRNNAVQVNRTNAASAATRVFNTRGTDISSGDRNVYSAAVTNIQTGGGLFTWIGLWHIDSSSTDGNPNFTSTGNLHLAAGASAANNLGLPVTVADDIDGDVRSATTPDAGYDESGVATSVTLDARTITIDNLPSSGVPFGLPSIPKATVKNNSLTGTAGFSVHIVVKNELAATFLDETKPSGALGAFGSTQVTFSSFTPTTNGPYSITVSADLGGDQDHSNDTAKASQLVTPKITVASLYSECFDGTVTGWNGTGDFVLSGSFTKLGGVFGGSGKTWVTKTAGHYSVGRVLHQVLSPFFDISAFTGDNVWVSFNHSVLTEPNWDRSIFQYTTDNVNWVTLGDTNTPDGVNWYNKAVYEHAYTDVDNFDSAGARLAGYPFTFGQSNPGWTSNGEDAVVDTATGPFGYVFSQLQIKGLTTPQKSFIRFRYLAFSDNSGNSGTVDGNNAAKGDGWAWDCFRLANSPTTFVAGSVGGTRYIDVNGNGANNAEPADVGKVYLAYFGVPKDSATTNGSGVYSLPLTTPGTYQVSIVKPGFVKTQPVTQFYTISYDGSGTVFTGKDFGVYQGTISGQKFNDKNGNGTKDAGDVGLAGWTIQLHKDSCNGATVQTAVTDGSGNYSFNAAPATYYLKEVTQPATYRQTRPANNCIPVTVSGASGTFNSTGNDFGNYKKGSIKIEKVVDLNGNGIKEGGDVTAMPVGATAKFYLKRGATTIDSVTLGNLILNTTLVLDTGSYSFTESNLTPGWIRTIPAGSPTQNFIVDTSATSLTISYANFKMITLSGTKYEDKNGNGTRDSGEGGLANWKINVKGGLFFGSTSATTDSNGNWSIDSVGGAKDTLTEVVQGGWTQTAPATGQIVVNVSSGSNQSGLDFGNFKNITVSGVKYRDRNGDHTREAGEEGLGGWQINLSGTGGGSTNSDSTTGGYTFTNVGPGSHTLTETAQVGWITKEPIGGSYVFTPTSGVNITTGKNFGNFKVGDSAYTYRTFTSDEFEDGALHKKVKPAKPLKPFIQANLQTLMYDYFKQFGLTSEIKVGVAGVLNAGGKEKAYVFPKSYTDVFKSLYDKGIVHSTDVDSTEVYRGFDIDNKGKQMLKRFKSLSPKKQRNDAFEELLMLSVNIALSDAGKTPVGLSSLIYDDGTAGAYNGQTVGQIMAAANNVMTNTDFVSLDTYKRLEEVASKINDAFSCGGVDCETVQPFLAGQAGGYDSASWAGTAKVVVNGLYPVSAISYMKANPNAAPVTVPTTSPVPLPDVYSLYQNYPNPFNPTTTIGFDLPNDASVTLKIYNILGQEMGTLYNHELLDAGNQEVDFDASALPSGVYFYRISAQSLNDDGAATGQIFTQVKKMMLIK